One Aegilops tauschii subsp. strangulata cultivar AL8/78 chromosome 7, Aet v6.0, whole genome shotgun sequence genomic window carries:
- the LOC141026595 gene encoding ABC transporter B family member 14-like: MVKTIISDRMAVMVQCISSIIIATALSIAVNWRMGLVAWAMMPCHFIAGLVQVRSAKGFATDNSKSHRKLISLTSEAVSNIRTVASFVQEEEILRKADLALQEPMRISRIESIKYGVVQGISLCLWHMTHAIALSYTIVLLDRKLATFENCVRSYQAFAMTIPSITELWSLIPMVMSAIAILDPALDILDRETQIVPDEPKLNCEDRIVGNVEFEDVSFSYPSRPEVIILDGFSLAIESGQRVALVGPSGSGKSTVLALLLRFYNPCSGRVLIDGKDIRGYNLKSLRKQIGLVQQEPILFNLSIRQNISYGNEGASETEIVEAAMEANIHDFISSLSKGYDTVVGDKGGQLSGGQKQRIAVARTILKKPVILLLDEATSALDGESERVVMNTLGAKGWKNKGELSSKITSITIAHRLSTVTNADVIVVMDKGEVVETGSHATLVSASNGVYSRLYNMQIKAGKD, translated from the coding sequence ATGGTAAAAACGATTATATCTGATCGAATGGCTGTCATGGTTCAATGCATCTCTTCAATTATTATAGCAACAGCGTTAAGCATAGCAGTGAACTGGAGGATGGGTCTAGTTGCATGGGCTATGATGCCATGTCACTTCATCGCTGGCCTTGTACAGGTCAGGTCAGCAAAAGGTTTTGCCACTGACAACTCTAAGTCTCACCGGAAGCTCATCTCACTCACTTCAGAGGCTGTTAGCAACATCCGCACTGTGGCCTCTTTTGTTCAGGAAGAAGAAATACTCAGGAAAGCAGATTTGGCATTGCAAGAACCGATGCGGATAAGCAGGATTGAGAGTATCAAGTATGGTGTGGTACAGGGGATTTCCCTCTGCTTGTGGCATATGACACATGCTATTGCATTGAGTTATACCATTGTGCTACTTGACAGGAAACTAGCAACATTTGAAAACTGTGTACGATCATACCAAGCATTTGCAATGACAATACCTTCCATCACAGAGCTATGGTCCTTGATCCCTATGGTCATGTCCGCCATTGCGATATTGGATCCTGCACTAGACATTCTCGACAGAGAAACACAGATTGTGCCGGATGAACCAAAATTGAACTGTGAGGACAGAATTGTAGGTAATGTTGAGTTCGAAGATGTCAGTTTCAGCTATCCCTCGAGACCAGAAGTGATCATACTAGATGGATTCAGTCTAGCTATCGAATCAGGTCAAAGGGTCGCATTGGTTGGGCCAAGTGGTTCGGGAAAATCCACAGTGTTGGCTCTGCTGCTAAGATTCTACAATCCTTGCAGCGGCCGAGTACTTATAGACGGGAAGGACATCAGAGGCTACAACCTCAAGAGCCTGAGAAAGCAGATAGGACTGGTGCAGCAAGAGCCAATCTTGTTCAACCTGTCTATAAGACAGAATATCAGCTATGGAAATGAAGGCGCATCAGAAACAGAAATAGTGGAGGCCGCAATGGAGGCAAACATCCATGACTTCATAAGCAGCCTGTCAAAAGGGTATGATACCGTGGTCGGGGACAAAGGAGGCCAACTTTCCGGAGGACAAAAGCAGAGGATAGCTGTGGCAAGAACTATACTGAAGAAGCCCGTCATACTGCTACTAGATGAGGCGACAAGTGCTCTAGATGGTGAATCTGAGAGGGTGGTAATGAACACCCTCGGTGCAAAAGGGTGGAAAAACAAGGGTGAGCTCTCAAGCAAGATCACAAGTATCACGATTGCCCACAGGCTGTCCACAGTCACAAACGCAGATGTAATTGTCGTGATGGACAAAGGTGAGGTGGTAGAGACGGGTAGCCACGCAACATTAGTCTCAGCAAGCAATGGTGTTTACTCGAGACTgtacaatatgcaaatcaaagcAGGGAAAGACTGA
- the LOC109750808 gene encoding uncharacterized protein — protein sequence MGKEALDYVLVPLGLVLMLGYHGWLLLRIQRRPATTVIGVNAINRRIWVRHIMEEPSGKHAVLAVQTIRNNIMASTLLASTAITLSSLIAVLMSGGGGGGPGAGGGGLLPDAPLVVGATGEAALSAKFFAILVCFLVAFLLNVQSIRYYSHTSTLVNVPIRAHRLRRPGLAVDYVTGTLNRGSYFWSLGVRAFYFSCPVFLWLFGPIPMFAACVVMVCVLYFLDVCEDWEEEEGVSGGDETSERGKDVGDTQV from the exons atgGGGAAGGAGGCGCTGGACTACGTGCTGGTGCCTCTGGGGCTGGTGCTGATGCTGGGATACCACGGGTGGCTTCTCCTCCGTATCCAGCGTCGCCCGGCGACCACCGTCATCGGtgtcaacgccatcaaccgccgcATCTGGGTCCGCCACATCATGGAG GAGCCGTCCGGGAAGCACGCGGTGCTGGCGGTGCAGACGATCCGGAACAACATCATGGCGTCGACGCTGCTGGCGTCCACGGCCATCACACTCAGCTCGCTCATCGCCGTGCTcatgtccggcggcggcgggggagggccAGGAGCTGGCGGCGGGGGCCTCCTCCCGGACGCGCCGCTGGTGGTGGGCGCCACGGGGGAGGCGGCTCTGTCGGCCAAGTTCTTCGCCATCCTCGTCTGCTTCCTGGTGGCCTTCCTCCTCAACGTGCAGTCGATCCGGTACTACAGCCACACCAGCACCCTGGTGAACGTCCCGATCCGAGCAcaccgcctccgccgcccgggcCTTGCCGTGGACTACGTCACCGGCACGCTCAATCGCGGCAGCTACTTCTGGTCGCTTGGCGTCCGGGCATTCTACTTCTCCTGCCCGGTCTTCCTCTGGCTCTTCGGGCCCATCCCCATGTTCGCCGCCTGCGTCGTCATGGTCTGCGTGCTCTATTTCCTCGACGTGTGCGAGGActgggaggaagaagagggcgtgAGTGGTGGTGATGAGACGTCGGAACGAGGGAAGGATGTAGGAGACACGCAAGTTTAG
- the LOC141027189 gene encoding ABC transporter B family member 1-like, with protein MATAYDEDHSISSSQHDDTDDRRSTIPAASADEKPFPFFGLLCYADKVDWLLMALGTVGSAIHGMAFPIGYLLLGKALDAFGTNINNQEAMVHALYKVVPYVWYMAAATFPAGMVEISCWIYSSERQLARMRLEYLRSVLNQEVGAFDTDLSTANIITGVTNHMNVIQDAIGEKLGHFVASFSTFFAGIIIAFASCWEVAMLSFLVIPLILAIGATYTKKMNVISLSRNAIVSQATSVVEQTLSHIKTVFSFAGENWAMKSFVQCTDNQYKLSKKEAMIKGIGLGLFQTVTFCSWALMVWIGAVAVSNRTATGGGTIAAIMSILFGAISITYAAPDLQTFNQAKAAGKEVFKVIRRNPSISYTKGGAILEKVYGEIKLHGVHFAYPSRQDKPILQGFSLSIPAGKVVALVGSSGSGKSTVISLLQRFYDPTSGDIFIDGHSIKKLDLKSLRRNIASVSQEPSLFSGTIKDNLRIGKMDATDEEIIEAATTANVHSFISKLPNEYLTEDTKRLRPLKVKTKTL; from the exons ATGGCCACAGCCTATGACGAAGACCACTCCATTTCATCATCTCAGCATGATGACACGGATGACAGGAGGAGCACCATCCCAGCAGCTAGTGCTGATGAGAAGCCATtcccgttcttcgggctgctttGCTACGCTGATAAGGTGGACTGGCTACTCATGGCCCTGGGAACCGTCGGGTCTGCCATCCATGGCATGGCATTCCCGATCGGATATCTCCTTCTCGGGAAAGCACTTGATGCCTTCGGAACCAACATAAATAATCAGGAGGCCATGGTCCATGCATTGTACAAG GTGGTTCCGTATGTGTGGTACATGGCGGCAGCTACTTTTCCTGCTGGAATGGTTG AGATCTCCTGCTGGATATACTCGAGTGAGAGGCAGTTAGCACGCATGCGGCTGGAATATCTGAGATCAGTCCTTAATCAAGAGGTTGGGGCCTTCGATACAGACTTGTCCACTGCAAACATCATCACCGGGGTAACCAACCACATGAATGTCATACAAGATGCAATTGGTGAGAAG CTCGGTCATTTCGTCGCAAGCTTCTCCACTTTCTTTGCTGGTATAATAATTGCATTTGCCAGCTGCTGGGAAGTCGCGATGCTCTCCTTCCTGGTCATTCCTCTGATCCTCGCTATTGGAGCCACATACACAAAAAAGATGAATGTCATATCATTGTCACGCAATGCTATTGTCTCACAAGCAACATCTGTCGTAGAACAG ACTTTGTCACATATCAAGACTGTCTTCTCCTTTGCCGGAGAGAACTGGGCCATGAAATCCTTTGTGCAGTGCACAGACAATCAATACAAATTAAGCAAGAAGGAGGCGATGATAAAGGGAATAGGGCTGGGCTTGTTCCAAACAGTGACCTTTTGTTCATGGGCACTGATGGTTTGGATTGGGGCAGTTGCAGTAAGCAACCGGACAGCAACAGGAGGTGGCACGATAGCTGCCATCATGAGCATCCTCTTTGGCGCAAT ATCAATTACCTACGCTGCACCAGATCTTCAGACCTTTAATCAAGCAAAGGCTGCAGGAAAAGAGGTCTTCAAGGTGATCAGAAGGAATCCATCCATAAGTTACACAAAAGGTGGAGCGATATTAGAAAAGGTTTATGGAGAGATCAAACTGCATGGGGTGCATTTCGCCTATCCCTCCCGCCAGGATAAGCCAATTCTCCAAGGATTCTCACTGTCAATCCCCGCAGGCAAAGTTGTTGCTCTGGTAGGAAGCAGCGGCTCTGGGAAGAGCACAGTTATTTCACTACTTCAAAGGTTCTATGATCCAACCTCAG GTGACATATTCATTGATGGCCACAGTATTAAGAAACTAGATCTGAAATCCCTGCGGAGAAATATAGCTTCAGTATCTCAGGAGCCATCGCTGTTTTCTGGTACTATCAAGGACAACTTAAGGATTGGTAAAATGGATGCAACTGATGAAGAGATAATTGAAGCAGCAACAACAGCTAATGTGCATTCATTCATATCTAAACTTCCCAATGAATACTTAACAGAG GACACGAAAAGGTTAAGACCATTGAAAGTTAAAACAAAAACATTGTGA
- the LOC109750810 gene encoding ABC transporter B family member 14-like encodes MSSRYIIIRSSKIYNRQNLILLENHGWFCNSSLCISSFFERTPLVPYNILVHQVGERGVQLSGGQKQRVAIARAMLKDPPILLLDEATSALDSESEKLVQDALERAMHGRTVILIAHRMSTIVNADTIVVVENGSVAQTGTHQELLQKSTFYSNVCRMQNIEKESGKMVASPSDKVIEEQTDEAYNRQPSTKQGQQNKLEPLNSKQSKQEVRKEIPPFFRIWYGLRRDDIAKILLGSSAAAISGISKPLFGYFIMTIGVAYYDQDAKRKVSKYSLIFFGAGMVTLASSILQHYIYGVIGETAMKNLREALFSSVLQNELGWFEKPKNGVGSLTSRIVSDTSTVKSIISDRMAVIVQCISSILIATTVSMFVNWRMGLVSWAVMPCHFIGGLIQAKSAKGFYGDAAIAHQELVSLASEAASNIRTVASFVYEDEIMKKAELSLQEPMRITKIESMKYGIIQGISLCLWNIAHAVALWYTTVLVQRKQASFENSIRSYQIFSLTVPSITELWTLIPMVMSAITILNPAFDILDRETQIVPDEPKATSDCWLVGRIEFQGVNFNYPSRPEITILDGFNLVIEPGQRVALVGPSGAGKSSVLALILRFYDPHRGTVLVDNKDIRDYNLRWLRRQIGLVQQEPILFNTSIRDNISYGSEESSETEIIQAAMDANIHEFISGLPEGYGTVVGDKGGQLSGGQKQRIAIARTLLKRPDILLLDEATSALDGESERVVMTSLGAKEWNNRGERSSNITSITVAHRLSTVINADMIVVMEKGKVAETGDHQTLISADDGVYSRLFHLQSNMKD; translated from the exons ATGAGTAGTCGATATATTATAATTAGAAGTTCAAAAATATATAATAGACAGAACTTGATCTTGTTGGAGAATCATGGGTGGTTCTGTAATAGTTCATTATGTATATCAAGTTTTTTTGAAAGAACTCCCCTTGTTCCTTACAACATCTTGGTTCATCAGGTAGGAGAAAGAGGTGTGCAGTTGTCAGGAGGCCAGAAACAAAGAGTAGCTATTGCAAGGGCAATGCTGAAGGATCCACCAATTCTCCTTCTGGATGAAGCGACAAGTGCCCTTGATTCAGAGTCAGAAAAGCTAGTGCAGGATGCACTTGAGAGAGCCATGCATGGAAGGACAGTTATCCTGATAGCCCACAGGATGTCCACAATTGTAAATGCTGACACCATTGTTGTCGTAGAGAATGGAAGTGTGGCACAGACCGGGACACATCAAGAGTTGCTCCAGAAAAGCACATTCTACTCAAACGTATGCAGGATGCAAAATATTGAGAAGGAATCTGGAAAGATGGTAGCAAG CCCTTCTGATAAAGTAATAGAAGAACAAACTGATGAAGCATACAACAGACAGCCCTCCACGAAGCAAGGACAACAGAACAAACTAGAACCACTAAACTCAAAGCAATCAAAGCAAGAGGTCAGAAAGGAAATACCTCCTTTCTTCCGAATTTGGTATGGGCTACGCAGAGACGACATTGCAAAAATTCTATTAGGATCCTCAGCAGCGGCCATCTCTGGAATCTCAAAGCCCTTGTTTGGTTACTTCATCATGACAATTGGCGTGGCATACTATGATCAAGATGCAAAAAGAAAAGTCAGCAAATATTCTTTGATTTTCTTCGGGGCTGGGATGGTCACACTGGCCAGTAGCATCTTGCAGCACTACATTTATGGTGTTATTGGAGAAACGGCAATGAAAAACCTAAGAGAGGCCCTCTTTTCAT CTGTGCTCCAAAATGAGCTTGGTTGGTTTGAAAAGCCAAAGAATGGTGTAGGATCTCTTACCTCACGCATTGTCAGTGACACATCAACAGTAAAGAGCATCATATCTGATAGGATGGCAGTCATTGTGCAATGCATCTCTTCAATCCTGATAGCAACAACGGTAAGCATGTTCGTCAACTGGAGGATGGGTTTAGTATCATGGGCAGTCATGCCATGCCATTTCATCGGCGGCCTTATCCAAGCCAAGTCAGCCAAGGGATTTTACGGCGACGCTGCTATTGCTCACCAGGAGCTCGTGTCCCTTGCTTCGGAGGCTGCTAGCAACATCCGGACCGTGGCATCCTTTGTTTATGAAGATgaaatcatgaagaaagcagAACTGTCGCTGCAAGAACCCATGAGAATCACCAAGATTGAGAGCATGAAGTATGGGATAATCCAAGGGATCTCGCTCTGCCTGTGGAACATCGCACATGCAGTGGCACTCTGGTACACCACAGTTCTGGTCCAGAGAAAGCAAGCATCATTTGAGAACAGCATACGGTCATACCAGATATTCTCGCTCACGGTGCCTTCCATCACAGAGTTATGGACCCTGATTCCCATGGTCATGTCAGCCATAACAATACTGAATCCTGCATTTGACATACTTGACAGAGAGACGCAGATTGTGCCAGATGAACCAAAAGCGACAAGTGACTGCTGGCTCGTGGGGAGAATTGAGTTTCAGGGTGTGAACTTCAACTATCCATCACGCCCAGAGATCACCATTCTGGATGGCTTCAATCTAGTCATCGAGCCTGGCCAAAGGGTAGCATTGGTTGGCCCAAGCGGTGCAGGAAAATCCTCTGTCCTGGCTCTCATACTGAGATTCTACGATCCGCACAGAGGTACAGTGCTAGTTGACAACAAAGATATAAGGGACTACAACCTCAGATGGCTCAGGAGGCAAATTGGATTAGTTCAACAGGAACCAATTCTGTTCAACACATCCATCAGAGATAACATTAGTTATGGAAGTGAAGAATCTTCAGAAACTGAAATCATCCAGGCTGCCATGGACGCAAACATTCACGAGTTCATCAGCGGTTTGCCAGAAGGGTACGGCACAGTCGTTGGAGACAAAGGAGGTCAGCTTTCAGGAGGGCAGAAACAGCGCATAGCTATCGCAAGAACTCTACTAAAGAGGCCAGACATTCTGCTTCTTGACGAGGCAACTAGCGCACTCGATGGTGAGTCTGAGAGGGTGGTGATGACTTCTTTAGGGGCCAAGGAGTGGAACAACAGAGGTGAGCGATCAAGCAATATTACAAGCATCACAGTGGCGCATAGATTGTCCACAGTCATAAATGCAGACATGATTGTTGTGATGGAGAAAGGGAAGGTGGCTGAAACCGGTGACCACCAAACACTGATATCTGCAGATGATGGTGTTTACTCAAGGCTGTTTCACTTGCAAAGCAACATGAAGGATTGA
- the LOC109750807 gene encoding ABC transporter B family member 19-like gives MPSIQENDFPVESCTPDSAVDKKNTSPPAPSTPEKVAMDEPFPFFGLLCYADALDWMFMVLGTMGSLVHGMAPSMSYYILGKTVDAFGNNINDLNAMVHEFSKLVPYMWFLALITLPAGIIEIACWMYTSQRQMTRMQMAYLTSLLSQDIGAFDTDLTTATIMAGATNHMSTIKEAIGEKVGMMAFLVVPMLLVVGATYAKMMVGMSATRIALVSEVTSVVEQTISHIKTVFSFVGENSAMKSFIECMDKQYKLGKKEAITKGLGLGMLQIATFCSYSLTIYIGALAVTRRSAKGGETIAAVINILSAAIYLSNAAPDLQTFSQAKAAGKEVFKVIKRKPAINYESNGRILEKVTGHIEIREVDFTYPSRKDKLILQGFTLVIPAGKVVALVGSSGCGKSTVISLVQRFYDPISGGITVDGQNIKELDLKSLRRNIGSVSQEPALFSGTIMDNLRIGKLDATDEEIIEAAKTANVHSFISKLPDQYSTEVGERGVQLSGGQKQRIAIARAILKDPPILLLDEATSALDSESEKLVQDALDRAMKGRTVILIAHRMSTIINADKIVIVENGRVAQHGTHEELLERSTFYSSVCSMQSLEKKSSKSEDRFTDQVEEEQDSATYKEQSFAAYEQEKKPEPTSKQSKQSIRKRTSAFNRIFLGTFKLVPGKVLVGSTAAAISGISRPLFAFYIMTVGIAYFDADANKKVSKYSIILFLIGMLTFFSNIFQHYIYGLLFFEVK, from the exons ATGCCATCCATCCAAGAGAATGACTTCCCCGTCGAATCATGTACACCCGACAGTGCTGTTGACAAGAAAAACACATCACCGCCAGCACCATCAACGCCAGAAAAGGTGGCCATGGACGAGCCGTTCCCGTTCTTTGGCTTGCTTTGCTACGCTGATGCACTAGATTGGATGTTCATGGTGTTGGGGACCATGGGCTCCCTTGTGCATGGCATGGCGCCTTCGATGTCCTATTACATACTCGGGAAAACTGTTGATGCGTTCGGGAACAACATAAACGATCTGAACGCCATGGTCCATGAATTTTCTAAG TTAGTTCCATATATGTGGTTCTTGGCACTTATCACACTCCCTGCTGGAATAATTG AAATCGCATGCTGGATGTATACAAGTCAAAGACAAATGACACGCATGCAGATGGCATATCTGACATCACTGCTCAGTCAAGATATCGGAGCTTTTGACACTGACTTGACCACCGCGACTATCATGGCTGGAGCAACCAACCACATGAGTACCATAAAAGAGGCAATTGGAGAGAAG GTGGGTATGATGGCATTCTTGGTAGTTCCGATGCTCCTCGTGGTTGGAGCAACATATGCGAAAATGATGGTTGGCATGTCGGCGACAAGGATAGCTTTGGTCTCTGAAGTAACCTCAGTTGTAGAACAG ACTATTTCACATATCAAGACCGTCTTCTCATTTGTTGGAGAAAACTCGGCGATGAAATCCTTCATCGAATGCATGGacaagcaatacaagctaggcaaGAAAGAGGCAATTACAAAAGGACTAGGTTTGGGAATGTTACAGATTGCAACCTTCTGTTCATACTCATTGACCATCTATATTGGAGCATTGGCAGTAACTAGAAGATCTGCAAAAGGGGGTGAAACGATTGCTGCAGTCATTAATATCCTCTCCGCTGCAAT ATATCTCTCAAACGCTGCGCCGGATCTTCAGACCTTCAGCCAAGCAAAAGCTGCTGGTAAAGAAGTATTTAAGGTTATCAAAAGAAAACCAGCGATAAATTATGAATCAAACGGAAGAATCTTAGAAAAGGTCACCGGACATATTGAAATAAGAGAGGTGGATTTCACATATCCGTCCCGTAAAGACAAGCTGATTCTTCAAGGTTTCACACTAGTTATACCAGCAGGCAAAGTGGTGGCTCTTGTGGGGAGCAGTGGATGTGGGAAGAGCACTGTGATTTCTCTGGTTCAAAGATTCTATGATCCTATATCAG GTGGCATTACTGTTGACGGTCAAAACATTAAGGAACTTGACCTGAAGTCCCTGAGGAGAAATATAGGCTCAGTCTCTCAAGAACCAGCACTATTTTCTGGTACTATCATGGATAACTTGAGAATTGGAAAACTGGATGCAACTGATGAAGAGATAATTGAAGCAGCAAAAACAGCTAATGTGCACTCTTTCATATCCAAACTTCCAGATCAATACTCGACTGAG GTAGGAGAAAGAGGTGTGCAACTATCAGGAGGTCAGAAACAGAGAATAGCTATTGCAAGGGCTATACTAAAAGATCCCCCCATTCTTCTTCTTGATGAAGCCACAAGTGCACTTGATTCAGAATCAGAGAAGCTAGTTCAGGATGCTCTTGACAGAGCTATGAAAGGGAGGACTGTTATCTTGATTGCCCACagaatgtcaacaataataaatgCAGACAAGATTGTTATTGTGGAGAATGGGAGAGTAGCTCAACACGGAACACATGAAGAATTGTTGGAGAGAAGTACATTCTACTCGAGTGTATGCAGTATGCAAAGTCTAGAAAAGAAATCCAGCAAGAGTGAAGACAG ATTTACTGATCAGGTCGAAGAAGAACAAGACAGTGCAACGTATAAAGAACAATCTTTTGCTGCATATGAACAAGAGAAGAAACCAGAACCGACCTCAAAGCAATCGAAGCAAAGTATCAGAAAGAGAACGTCTGCTTTCAACAGGATATTCCTCGGAACTTTTAAACTGGTGCCAGGAAAGGTTCTGGTGGGCTCCACAGCAGCAGCAATCTCTGGGATCTCAAGGCCTCTATTTGCTTTCTATATCATGACAGTTGGCATAGCATACTTCGATGCAGATGCAAATAAAAAAGTCAGCAAGTACTCAATTATTTTGTTCCTGATAGGGATGTTAACATTTTTCAGTAACATCTTCCAGCACTATATCTACGGCCTG TTGTTCTTCGAAGTGAAATAG